The genomic DNA TGTTTATCAAAGACCTTTGACACCACAATGATAAAACCAGAAGTTAGGAAAGGAAAATCCCTTAGATTCACCTTTAGCTCCTCTCATAGCATGCTACtacacactacatcacacacacaaatacaggaccctccccccaaacccaaacacacacacacacacacacacacacacaaaccattcaTCATAGTTATAAATTTACACACAGAGATTCAAAGCTATTACAGTTATTTTAATAGTATTAATTTGCTTCACACTACACAGATGACATCCTCTTCGCTGGACATGAACACTGACATTGAAGCCAATCGAAATTAAGTACCCTGTTAAAGAGAGCAACAGCACTATACGTCCTGGGTTTCAAACCAGTAGCCTTATTGCTGCAAGTCTAATCTTAGTTTCCCAGGGACTATACCTGGAAATTAGTCTGTCAGCtaagtaataatagtaataaaaaaataataacagtaatgatAATTGCTAGAATGCTACACGTCAGCAGCTTCGGttctgctgctctctcagccTTATGCCGTGCCTTagtgcagcagcacagcagatCTAGAACTTTTTAAATGGCGGATGTGTGTGAATATTCAATACTGGGAAAGTGTTCGTAACATGCATGTTACATTGAACTCTGAAAACGTTCCCTGTGGTTCATCTTTAaatgctttgttagggtttcTGGGAACCCTAACAAACTCAGCTTTGTTTCCAAGCACATTAAATAATTGCCTCAGGTTCCTTGCCTCATCTTTTAGGTGAAATCTCCCTGGTATTCTCAAAAATAATTGAAGCATGAGAGAGAATtagtccaaaaaataaaataaaataaataacaccaagaaaaaatgtaaataaaacaaacatgatttttccccccagaatGTCCCTTGCAAAAGACCTTCAAAATCGAAATGGCTAATCCTGGGATTTGTCAAAAGCACTCTTTGCTGTTGAGATTGTGACAGCAGTGCTTCACAAGACTTTGGCCTGTATTTGATCTTGCAGCAAATCAGCGATACATTAAGTAGAGGCCCTATTGTGAGGTGGGGCCAACTGAAAGCTGGGATGAAGAACAAAATGGATACTCACGGGCAGCCCAAGATGGCCCCTATCTCCTTTTTCTCCCTTCAGTCCAAGTCCTCCTTTCTCCCCCTTGATGCCAATACCTGGCTCCCCCTGAAACAAATGAGGAGCAGTTTTTTACGATAGCTTTTCAATTCAATACAGCTTTTCAATTCAATGACAAATGTGGCACAAATTAATCTTTGCAGCACCTAAATTGTTGCTGCTACTCCAAATACTGGGGTTCTCagtaaaactgtattttttagtGAACTGCCACTGAAAGTGCATAAAATAACTTGGAAACCTGTGTGTCCACCATTTTTGTAGTTCTTCCATTTTCACGTAGGCATGTTTTAAACATAGGCATCTGTCCCATCATGGCAACTTCCTCCATGAATCAGAGAGGGTACAGACTAGCATGTCGCTTCTATTCGCTCTGCAGTCCAGCAGCTGTGCTGCACCATTACTGCTGTAGCCAGCTGCAGGCCCACTGCAGGTACCTCACGGACCAGAGGGACTGCTGACACTGTGCTTTCTCTCATTTTGGGAAATGCTTATTCATCTTAAGAAGGGAGTGCTCTCGGTTTAACAGTTGAGATGATTCATCCATTGCTCTGGAGCAAAAGTGGCTCTTGTAACTTCTTACCTTTGGCCCTGGTAGTCCTGGAGATCCCTGAGAATCACATGAATAAGTTTAGTTAGGTACTATCCAAGCAGCTTAGCACCAGGGTTACTCTGTGTATCACAACACTgtgaaatgcaaacatttagCCTATTAAAACAGGTGCTGATCTCCGATATCTGGTCCCTTGGTCTAGAAACGCTACAGTGACTGGGAAGTGACTTTAAGATTGTCCACCTCATATAGGCCAATTGTATAGCTTTCAGATATGCGAAAActtgagcatgctgggaaacgtGAGGTCCTCCACCAAACACCACCTCCAGTTTGCACTTACCACGGGGCCAGCTGGTCCTAGTGGTCCTGGGGGCCCAGGGGGCCCATGGACCTGCACAAAACAGAAGATGAGATCCTTAATATTAACAGATGAACCTTCCATATCTGTTTCAGTACTCTAAAAGATTTAGCATCAAGCTAATCGGTACCATTGTCTTTTTAAAGGTCTGTACTGCCAGTGGATTTGGGTCCTACCAGAACAGTCAATTGTACAAtatcataattaattatgattGCACCAATGAGTCCCCTCAGTTATGAAGTAAATGGTTATGGTGTCATAAATTTAGGCGCTTACAATATGTACATGGGATGTGGCATCCCAGGTCAATTGATACACTAACATTCTTTGGGTACCAATATGAATGAATATCATTGATGAATGTCATTATTATCATAATAAAACTGGGATAGCCTCTTGCTTTTCCCATTAGCAAGCATTTGAATGAtgatgaaaacaatttttttttttttacatcatggCCAGATATTCGAATGATCCTCTATGCAGTGCCATCCCTAGGCACAAGGCCGTGTTTCATtgccaaccaaaaaaaaacaaaaaaaaccccaaaaggCCAAAAGATCCTCACCATGTCTGGCCTCCCACCCTTCTCTCCAGCTTCCCCCTTTTGACCCTGAGGTAGGGAGAGTCACATGGGCAAAATGTTACAACAACGTTCGGCTCGCAATTCCAAAAAAGAGAACTAATTCCAGCGAAGGTGAAAATGTACGTCGTTCCTCCTTGCGGAACACAAATGAGGACAACACGAGACAACCCTTCTCTGGCACAGACAGCATCACAGAGGGGCACCATTGCGTACCATTGAGCCTGGTAATCCAATGGGACCAGGTGGGCCCGCCACGCCCTTTTCACCAGTAGGGCCATCTAATCCCTACAGACACAAGGAAGTGGGAAATGCGGATTACACATATGGGCAGTGTCGCTCAATTTGGAAACTTGCACGGTTGATTCAAATAACAGTAATTTGTATAATTGGGACATTCACATGTCAAAACGAGCAGTTGGTTTCCGAATTCACAAGGCAGTGGAAGAAATGTTAATGATCCAATCACAACTTCAGTCCATCCAggcattaaatgtttttttgcatcTCAAACTCCCTCAAgggactgaagaataaaaatgatgaaaaatggaaatatctTAAATTAAAGGACGCAATGTTGCCCGACCCTCTCATAGTCATACAGTACACAGTTCTGCATATAATACGGTATAATAAAACCTTTGCACACAAGACCACGTCATGTCTGAAACACTGCGGACGGTTTctgtttcatgtttctttttggTGCCGAAATCCAAATGGTTTTTcgttcataaaataaaaccattccATTTAAAGTGAATGAACGATCTGCGCACTCGTGTGGATTAGTGCATGCGTGAGGATATccattatttacttattttagaTTCAAAGTTAATACTGGTAAGTGTGCGAGTGCGTAATTCCAGAGCTCTCAAGACTTGGAACCCCGTCAAAGATCAAAAGGACTGAGCAAAAGCTTGGGCTGTTCATCAAAAACTACATATCCCACGTTAAATCCCCCTCAGGACTTCTGACGTGCTCCAGGTCACCGCCGATGCCGGGTCTGTAATTTGAGGGCGGTTCAAAGTGCTCGACGCGCTCAGCCCCGTCTCGGTGTTTAATTACAGTGCCGCGGCGCTCTTTGGGCAGAGAGCGGCGCGGTGCTACCGCGGTACGGTGCGTTTCCCGAAACCACTCACGGGCGATCCAGCGGGGCCCGCGTCCCCCTTGTCGCCCTTCGGCCCGGGGAAGCCCGTGACGCCTCCTTCCCCTCTGGGCCCCTCGGGGCCCCTCGGACCCGCTGGCCCCGTGTCTCCCGGCTTTCCGCGGGGACCCTGGTGGAAGAAGGAATAAACAAACTCTTTGTTTCCACGGTTACCACACGTCACCATTCCCACCAGCTATCACTCCTGTGATAAAGAacactgtcatcatcatcataatcatcatcatcacaagaACACTTAGAGCACTGGAAACCACACTAATTCtgagcaaaggaaaaaaaacctaaacaaTACCCAAGATTGCTACCATAAAAGATAGAAGCCAGTGTTCTACACCAAAACTACGGGACTTTGCCAATTAACCAATTAACTGTAGATATAGGAGACCATTAGATCATGAGTCTCTCAAAAGCGCATTACTGGAGTGAATCCTTTTTCATAGAAACATCCCGGAGAATAAATAATATACCTTTTCACCATCATGACCGGGGGGGCCTGGCAATCCAACTTCACCCTAGAGGGAACAAATATTTTAAGCGGGAATTTACCAATTGGGGTACAAATAGCAACCTAAACTACAAATAACCTGGACAATATCGCAGTTGAATGATTGCAGGTTGTTTAAGGGGCATCTATTTGTAAGGATAAGCACAATGTTGTTCCACAGGTATGCCATTTAAGAAGGAACCTGTATTTTCCTTGGAGTCCAATTCTTAGAGATGCTCCCACAGCAATATTTGTACTCAGCTTGGGGTTCAGTTATATGTTATACAAAGcatggaaaaatacaattaaCCAGCATAGAAACAGCTGTTGAGTGCACACATGCAAGGATGTAAATATTCAGACGCCCATACCTTTGTTCCAGGTGTCCCAGGAGGCCCAGGTAGTCCAGGGGGACCCTTGGCAGACGAGCAAAAGGAGAGTCATATTATTAACAATGTGGCACAACAGCAGAGGTGGCACTGGCAAGACCATTCACCAACTAATTAGCTTTCTCTTATAATGCTTTGGAGCGCCTTTGTAAAGCACTGGCAGATCATCAGCCATGGCAGTTGGACTGCTAGTGGGCTGCTGTGTGGTTTCTAGATGGACCTTTGCTGCGTTTGCATTGTTTTCATTGCAATGCATCACCACTGCCACATTGTTAAAAGGCTAACCAGTGAACTCATGTCATATTGCTGCTATATTTATGTATTGCTATATTTAGAATTGAACTGCATGTGCAGGCAGGCTAATTCTTACCATCAGAGGCACGTTGTGAATatcctgaaaagaaaaatgaccaaaaatattaatgaaaatccATAtgcaaactgtatttaaaatattctacagtgggaaaaaaagtaataaaaattcaACAAACCAAGAATTTGTCATTGAAATTGCCATTGTAGTCGATAGTTTCAGATTTCCCTGGTTCGCCCATTGGACCAGGAGGACCCTGCAAAGGTGAAAAGAAATGTCAGTGTGATTATATATTggaatgatatttatttttaaaatacgtatatactgtatatatggacTTCACTTACTCTTGGCCCAGCTGGCCCCTCTGGTCCTGTCTCCCCCTACCAACCAATCAAAGAGAAAACCGTTTCTTGCATCTGAGttttatatttcaataattatgAGCGATGTTCGctcacaacagcaacaataaaaaGACCATACATTTCTTCATATTGAACATAAACATAAAGACTGCTGCTCAATAGAAGGGGCCGTCCAATAGGACGGCGCGTAATCTAGAATGACAAAATGGCAAAAGTCCATTGCTTACCGTTACACCTGAATCTCCTTTGTCACCCTGGGAATTGAAAAGGAGATATTTGTTACATCTGGGTTACGTCCCTATAAGGCGTTTTGGCCCTGTAGGCCAGGCCTGGTTAGGGCCCTGTAGGCCAGGCCTGCTTTAGGGCCCTGTAGGCCAGGCCTGGGTTATGGCCCTGTAGGCCAGGCCTGCTTTAGGGCCCTGTAAGTCAGAGTTGTGGTGCTTTAGGGCCCTGTAAGTCAGAGTTGTGGTGCTTTAGGGCCCTGTAAGTCAGAGTTTGGGCTTTAGGCCCTGTAAGTCAGAGTTGTGTGCTTTAGCCTGTAAGTCAGAGTTGTGTGCTTTAGGCCTGTAAGTCAGAGTTGTGGTGCTTTAGGGCCTGTAAGTCAGAGTTGTGGTGCTTTAGGGCCCTGTAAGTCAGAGTTGTGGTGCTTTAGGGTCCTGTAAGTCAGAGTTGTGTGCTTTAGGGTCCTGTAAGTCAGAGTTGTGGTGCTTTAGGGCCCGTAAGTCAAGTTGTGGCTTTAGGCTGGTCAGATTGTGGTGCTTTAGGGTCCTGTAAGTCAGAGTTGTGGTGCTTTAGGGCCGTAAGTCAGAGTTGTGGTGCTTTAGGGCTCTGTAAGTCAGAGTTGTGGTGCTTTAGGGCTCTGTAAGTCAGAGTTGTGGTGCTTTAGGGCTCTGTAAGTCAGAGTTGTGGTGCTTTAGGGCCCTGTAAGTCAGAGTTGTGGTGCTTTAGGGCCCTGTAAGTCAGAGTTGTGGTGCTTTAGGGCCCTGTAAGTCAGAGTTGTGGTGCTTTAGGGTCCTGTAAGTCAGAGTTGTGGTGCTTTAGGGCCCTGTAAGTCAGAGTTGTGGTGCTTTAGGGTCCCGTAAGTCAGAGTTGTGGTGCTTTAGGGCCCTGTAAGTCAGAGTTGTGGTGCTTTAGGGCCCTGTAAGTCAGAGATGTGGTGCTTGAGGCCCGTAGTCAGGTTGTGGTGCTTTAGGGGCCTGTAAGTCAGAGATGTGGTGCTTTAGGGCCCCGTAAGTCAGAGTTGTGGTGCTTTAGGGCCCTGTAAGTCAGAGTTGTGGTGCTTTAGGACCCTGTAAGTCAGAGTTGTGGTGCTTTAGGGCCCTGTAAGTCAGAGTTGTGGTGCTTTAGGGTCCTGTAAGTCAGAGTTGTGGTGAGCACACTGAAGGCCGTGCAGTGTACCTTGGGCCCCAGGGGTCCTGTAGGCCCGGGCAGGCCCGGTTCTCCTTTGATTCCAGCTCCTCCTGTACTGGGCTCCCCCTTGTCACCCTGTGACAATAAGAAATTAGATCAAATTTTTTAACTTCTAATTCCCAATGTTAGTGCAGCATGTGTAGCATGTAGTATGGCATAGAGAAGGCCACAATATATCCACAGAAAACATTCTCCATATTTTGGTATAGATGACAAAAATCCTGAAGTTGATCACTGCTTTAGCTAATAGCTAAAATGATGTAATTATTCACgaatatgcagacacacacttttaGGTTTAACGCATCACTTAATGCACAAAGTAATCAAGTGAAACACTCCAGCACAACAGCAATCAAAAGAAGCGTCAACTCAGGTGTATTATACAGGGTTTCTAACAAATACACCATTGAAAATTCAAAGCAATCCAAATTATACATTTCAGATTATTCTGAAACACACTGAGTCCCATGACACATGACAAGCAACAGGAAAGGACATTTTTATGCAGTCTGAATCCATTTTATGTAGTCTGAACAGGGCTGAAGAGACTCCCTGCACAAAAATATCCACGTTCCTGCAGACCCTGAAACCTCCATATTTCTCAGTACACAGACGTGAGTCACATGACTGGCACCAGATTTTCAGAGAAATGAAAGCATTGAACTTTGAGCCAAACAAAACTCAGAAGCAGCTGAAGAAGTCTGAAGAGTCTGAGTTTTGTACAGAGGTCTTGGACTCATTCGGTTTTTAATGTCCTTTCTCTTAATGCAAAGCACTTTGGAAAATTAAATGCAACAGGATTATAATTATAGAATCCAATTTTCAGTGtttgctgaaattaatttcatcaCAAAGAATTACAAAGTGTACTGTGGTCTGGATCTTAATTTGGCCAATGATGAAGATTTAGCCTATTTCCACCGACGCACCTGTATGCATTATCACGGTCATGTTGTGATGGGTAAAGCAAATGGGAAACGTGGTCGTATTTATCACAAACGTGCGATGGAAGCGGAAACAACATGCCCAAACCAGGCCTACCCTGTATCCCCTCTTTCCAGGAATACCGGGAATACCAGCTTGACCCTTAACAAAAGGAGGAATGGTTAAGGCGTTACACCTGCAATGGTGCAGTTATGATAAAACCGTATTCAAAGCACTTTTCATATAACCGCGATCCTCACACCAAGCTCTTTACCTTTCGACCAGGAATACCGGGAAATCCTGGGTGTCCCTACGGTGGCCCAGAGGGCAAAACACAGATGGGGAggacaagaaagaaagagacagaaacacgCAAAGAGAATGAAAGCCCTTTCACAAAGTACTTATGTTATATGTGTTGTATGTACACGCACTAGCATGCAACACAG from Anguilla rostrata isolate EN2019 chromosome 18, ASM1855537v3, whole genome shotgun sequence includes the following:
- the col13a1 gene encoding collagen alpha-1(XIII) chain isoform X18, encoding MLPITVRNMPPINHLMLKHQLKQGEPGLQGPPGPPGAPGTPGPAGTNGLPGKPGEPGKPGKDPRMLPGMKGEPGTPGLKGDRGEAGPLGPPGPQGPKGDQGFKGSEGEMGLKGERGEKGHPGFPGIPGRKGQAGIPGIPGKRGYRGDKGEPSTGGAGIKGEPGLPGPTGPLGPKGDKGDSGVTGETGPEGPAGPRGPPGPMGEPGKSETIDYNGNFNDKFLDIHNVPLMGPPGLPGPPGTPGTKGEVGLPGPPGHDGEKGPRGKPGDTGPAGPRGPEGPRGEGGVTGFPGPKGDKGDAGPAGSPGLDGPTGEKGVAGPPGPIGLPGSMGQKGEAGEKGGRPDMVHGPPGPPGPLGPAGPVGSPGLPGPKGEPGIGIKGEKGGLGLKGEKGDRGHLGLPGAHGLDGRPGPVGLVGPVGVPGPAGPKGERGIKGDTGFPGPIGPQGLPGIEGPHGLKGNRGERGKKGNRGAKGDKGDQGAPGLDAPCPLGEDGLPVPGCWNKGDTEPPFPWPRGNGTGRIDWKGAV